GGTTGTAAAGATCACAGTTAAGAAGCAGCACATAACAAGAAATATAAAACAGGTGCATACGTGAAACATAGACATAAAACCGTAGACAGACGGATCCAAGAACAATGTTCGGCTTCTCAAAACACCTACAAAAAAAGTTGGATGGGGTGCTATTCTTTCTTACTAGTGCTAGTACTAATAATATCATCAACCAACTAACCAAAAGAGAGTAAAGTCTCCATTTACACAGAAACAACCTAGTTCTCCACTTTCTTGAAGTGAGGACTGATTAGGCCAGCAATCTCAAGAAACCCAACCTGCTCCTTTTCTCCAAATATCTTCTTCAGCTTCTCATCGCATACGATAACCCTCTTGTTGTTTGGATCCTGAATTCACAACAATTCATCACTCATTACTCAAACTAAAACTTAATTAGAGGGGGGAGGGGAAGGGGGTTAAACAAGCCGAGTTACTTGATGTTGGCTCATAAAAAGCTCGAAACAagcccgagcccgagcccgagcccaAGCCTAAGCCTAAAATCAACATGTTCGGTTAACACAAGCTTGAGTCATCTTGCAAGCTTAAACGAGCCTATTATTTATATAGCTTTTAtctaaaatattaaatatatatatatatatatatatatatatactaagataataataattattattattattatttaaagagCTACACatgtatataatatattatttataattCTATAAAAGTTATAactataattataattaatataaataaattaacAAATAATAAACGAGAGGCTCAAGCTTGAAAAGCTAGCCATAATCCAAGCTCGATAATCCAAGCTCGAACCAAGCCGAGCTCAAGCCACTCCAACTTAATACTATCCATTTTGAGACAAATCTAACCATTAACAATAGGGTTTCATAACAAAAGTTGAAAAACTAGAATACATGATTTAGTTCCAAGTTAAACATACAAAACACATCAACTATTACTCAAACTAAAACCAAACGTTGTCGATTCTAACAAATATTAAACCACAAAGCTAGGGTTTCATAATAATATTATCTAAATTAAAAGCATGTAAAGTCTGGAACTAAAAACATATACAAAATCCGTTACCTGGAGGCCATTTTCTTTGATGTGAGCCCAAATCACTTTCAGAACTTCGGTACGTGGGATTTCCGTTCGACCGCCAAGAAACTCCCTCATTTCCGGTGAAACAGGACGCGGCTTCGAGAACCCTCTAGGCGCTCTCTTCTTTGTCTCAGTCGCAGGCTCCGAAGCGGTGGCATAGGTAACTGATGTGCGTAGTTTAACGTTGAACGGTCGAAACGACGCCGGCTGAAGAGACACCAAAGACGACGACGAGGAAGACTTGGATAAGGAGGGTGTTCCGGCGGCAGAGAATAACCCCAAAGGCATAGAAGACATGTTGTTATTGGGGGCTGTGTTTTCAGATAAGACGAGAGGAGAGGAGAGTGAGTGAGAATGAGAATTGGGGATTTTAGGGAAGTGGTAACGTTCGGGCTCCTCTTTTAAAATATGAACCCGACCGTGTCTTAATGGGCCTTAGCGGTTGTGATCTGCTACGAATGAGGCCTACGATTATTTTACGCTTTATGCTCCAGGAAGTGCCGCGTGGCATCTTATATTACCTACAAAATATTTTGTGCTGTGTTTTGTGAGGCTCACGAAATTAGCCCCATAATAATTTTACAGCTGGTTTTGGGTTTGTAAGTTTGGCCTTGAAGAGACACTGGATCTATCTGTGTGGGGCTAGAAGCAAGGATGGTGTCTATAAGGGGTTTATCTTTAATCTCTTATAATCTAGTGACTGATGATGTCTTTCAAAATTTAGCGACTGATGATGTCTTGAAAAAGATTTGTGAAACAATAAAACACATTACAAGGAGGAGAAGACGAGGGTTCTCCTTATAACCGCCTCTTAACATGTGAAGCTACATTGCCGAGCCAAACCTTCAGCCATGACAGATATACATAACCAGACGTATTCTTACAAGTATCAGACATCAGGACGAGCCCTCCACACGAGCCCTCCACGGCCTAGGAAACAATCCGTCCTTTACTCAAGGACGCACATCAAGAGGTGCATCCACGCCAAGTGACGTCATCTACATAAGCAAGTATAAATACCCTCTCCAAGTACACTTCATGTACAATTTTCTCTGAACCTTCGTCctatctttctctctctaaacaaacacttatcctcacgccggagggtggtcgcagagtGGCCCTTCCGCCTCTGCGGTGAGCCTAACGGTCTGTTACTTGTGCACGATCATCTTGTTCACAAGTTTTTAAGGTCCAATCTAGCCTAACCGGTATACGGCCCGGTTTTTGGATCTTCAATTGGCGCCATCCGATTTAACGTTTATAGTCTTTCACCAGTCTTGGATTCCTCTGTTACTACGGTAACAACAACTTCAACTGACGTAGCAAGGGTTGTAACAGCTCCTTTAAGCTCGGGACCAAACACGTCAATGCTCTTCGTGATGATCCCAACTCCGCCTTCGAGGGAATTTGATGTTGATTTTCTAGATAAGAACGCTAGTCTCCTTAGACGTGAAAGCTCAGCAGGCTCGTGATGAACAAATTCTAGGTTTACGAACCAGATTGTTCTAGGGGTGTTCATGAGTCGATCCGATCTGATCCGATCCGGGGTCTACTCGTGCTCGGATTGAATTACGACCGATCCGATCGGATCGAATTTGCAAAACCGAGCACAAAAGTGATGCTCATgcttggattgaatttgaatcgagcgGATCGTTTTCGCTCGGTTTTTCAAAGCACCGAAATTAAAACATGTGtagcaaaacaaaaaaaaaactgaaatcaAGACTATTATAAGGTTGtgttcaacaaaaacaaatcctaacttaattaaaacatgtccAACACCTTACTAACAAAAGCAATACATAACTAAAATCATGATTCTAAAAATGTTCTTAACAATATCAAGAAGCACAAAATAAAGTGCGATAAGTGATTGTGTAATAGAGAGGACTTTAGCAAGTTATACCAAGGACTTCACCCTCATCATGAGATCTAACAATCAGATTAAGAGATTGTTTTAGGAATTAGGAATTTAGGGTTAGATTTTGGTGTGTAGCAGCGGCGAGATATGCGGATCGAACATTCGAACAATCAGTTTATGTGATTGTTTTAGGAATTAGGGATTTAGGGTTAGATTTTGGTATTAACTATTAAGTTGGGCTAGTATATTTTTTGGGCTTTTAATCTTtaaaatctataatatatatatatatatatatatatatatatatatatatatatatatatatatatatatatatagaaagagaaacgggatcaagagaaaacgctcaaaagtgtgagaacggtgagaacgcatcctggcccaacacgtgtcacgcggcatagagaagggcggaagggtttttttgtcttttcaaccttcttttaTTTTCCGAACGCGGTATAATATTTTCtggcgtctaagttttttttggcgttaattgtatttattaaactttttggcgttgaattaattgtttttgtatcacatatataattttttggcgttatagcattttctagttaatttttttggcgtttgtggtgttttgtataataattcactacaagtcattaatatttgcataagattacaataagaccaaattttttttggcgtttagtgaattttttggcgtttaataccctttacaaggtgctttgccagcacCCGTTCTCCCAGTTTTCATACTACTAAAGTTTtgatgtttgtagtttttggcattttatataataatgtattttattgatagagaattagataacaaaacaacatataacttgatatcaaaacaatataaaatgaaaacaaaaataataaaaaatggtaatctaatttttcttccgaatcttcactgtcatcagcctctttcttcttgaatttgtttttggcgttttgaaccttttttgaatactttagctagatgccaactttcctagATAAACCCCATCTTTTTCagaagaagctgcttagtggcatcctgtgttttggtgtgatattcttgtttggtggcatgtcattgaagatcaactcttgcttgatgctatttataataatggagtccaaaatagcattttacacttgtgttgatccctttattccatgccaatattcatcaagaacaaagctcacatgatggcatatcactgtcatcagtctctttttcttgaatatttgtccatctccttcagcaaaatattattgagataACCCCCTC
This is a stretch of genomic DNA from Helianthus annuus cultivar XRQ/B chromosome 16, HanXRQr2.0-SUNRISE, whole genome shotgun sequence. It encodes these proteins:
- the LOC110915649 gene encoding upstream activation factor subunit spp27 yields the protein MSSMPLGLFSAAGTPSLSKSSSSSSLVSLQPASFRPFNVKLRTSVTYATASEPATETKKRAPRGFSKPRPVSPEMREFLGGRTEIPRTEVLKVIWAHIKENGLQDPNNKRVIVCDEKLKKIFGEKEQVGFLEIAGLISPHFKKVEN